The Nitrospirota bacterium genome segment CAAGCGCATCCATGACCTTGAGGATGGTATCGAAACCGGGACTACGGTCGCCGGAGAGTGCTTTATAAAGACTTTCACGTGACAGGCCGGCGTCACGCGCGACCTGCGCCATGCCCTTTGCACGGGCGATGTCGCCCAGCGCCTTTGCAATGAACGCAGCATCGCCGTTGGCTTCCTCAAAACATGCTTCAAGATAAGCCGCCATTTCCTCCGGGGTACGGAGATGCTCGGTAACATCGTA includes the following:
- a CDS encoding putative addiction module antidote protein, with protein sequence MAAYLEACFEEANGDAAFIAKALGDIARAKGMAQVARDAGLSRESLYKALSGDRSPGFDTILKVMDALGLKLHAAASHG